A genome region from Fodinibius salicampi includes the following:
- a CDS encoding ATP-dependent helicase, giving the protein MPKEPDFIHDLNEQQKRAVRHTEGPLLIVAGAGSGKTRVLTYRIAYLIQQQKAAPDDILALTFTNKAAKEMKERIQQLIGDEARKLWMGTFHSVFSKILRFEAEKIGFTSNYSIYDMEDSKNAIKQLLRENNYDPKEIRPRTIQRLISDAKNELIYPDHYQEKFVHSTLDDITAKIYGQYVERLKHNNAMDFDDLLVKPIELFQKNEDVLEKYQDRFKYILIDEYQDTNHAQYKVTNMLAEKYKNLCVVGDDAQSIYSFRGADIHNILDFKNDYEDAVEIPLEQNYRSTQAILKAADSIIKNNESQLDKTLWTDNDMGDTITVLDNYDERDEANRVANYIKELKARKGYDYNDFAILYRTNYQSRVYEETFRRKGIPYQLVGGLSFYQRKEIKDVLAYLTLLINPDDDTNLVRIINEPSRGIGNKSLHDLMARARSTNQSLWQVLKNVDQIDLYKPAENSVKDFVAMINELKNDLKNNEKLINVTKKLLEKSGYMKSLVEENSPKSMTRRENILELENAISYFEKNNNNASLSSFLQEISLITDTDKYDEEKPAVTMMTVHAAKGLEFPAVFVVGLEEELFPVGSRNNEEVNIEEERRLFYVAITRAQEVLFFSHCRSRYKYGEEQRKRRSRFLDEVSSDVVRTETGSSIKQDKDRFSEKNSSSSQNGDTRIEYDWKKPLYKKKNRSSNNTQVYYDNPDEDPFQVGAKVEHNIFGQGKIISRSGEGEKTKVVIYFKERQQRKTLMLRVAKLRVIG; this is encoded by the coding sequence ATGCCAAAAGAACCAGATTTTATACATGATCTGAATGAACAACAAAAACGGGCAGTACGTCATACCGAGGGCCCCCTACTGATTGTAGCGGGAGCTGGCAGTGGCAAAACCCGTGTGCTTACCTACCGTATAGCTTATCTTATTCAGCAGCAGAAAGCAGCCCCGGATGATATTTTGGCCCTGACGTTTACCAATAAGGCTGCCAAAGAGATGAAAGAGCGTATCCAGCAGCTTATTGGGGATGAAGCACGCAAACTCTGGATGGGAACTTTTCACTCCGTTTTTTCAAAAATTCTGCGTTTCGAGGCAGAAAAGATTGGCTTTACTTCCAATTATTCTATTTACGATATGGAAGATTCTAAAAATGCCATTAAGCAGCTACTTCGGGAAAATAACTACGATCCCAAAGAGATACGTCCGCGTACTATTCAGCGACTAATCAGTGATGCCAAAAATGAGCTCATCTATCCGGATCATTACCAGGAAAAATTTGTACATAGCACGCTTGATGATATTACCGCCAAAATCTACGGGCAGTATGTCGAACGCCTGAAACACAATAATGCGATGGACTTTGATGACCTGCTTGTCAAACCCATCGAGCTGTTTCAAAAAAACGAAGATGTGCTCGAAAAATATCAGGATCGCTTTAAATATATCTTGATTGATGAGTACCAGGATACCAATCATGCCCAGTATAAAGTGACCAACATGCTGGCTGAAAAGTATAAGAACTTATGTGTGGTTGGGGATGATGCCCAAAGTATCTACTCCTTCCGGGGTGCTGATATTCATAATATCCTCGATTTCAAAAATGATTATGAGGATGCGGTTGAGATTCCGCTGGAACAAAATTATCGCTCTACCCAGGCCATACTCAAAGCGGCAGACTCTATTATCAAAAATAATGAGAGTCAGCTGGATAAAACGCTCTGGACCGACAACGACATGGGCGATACCATAACGGTACTCGACAACTACGATGAGCGGGATGAAGCCAATCGGGTAGCGAATTATATCAAAGAACTGAAAGCCCGGAAAGGTTATGACTACAATGATTTCGCCATACTCTATCGGACGAATTATCAGAGCAGGGTTTATGAGGAAACGTTCCGCCGTAAGGGTATTCCCTATCAGTTGGTAGGCGGACTTTCATTTTATCAGCGCAAAGAGATCAAAGATGTACTGGCATATCTGACCCTTCTTATCAATCCGGATGATGATACTAATCTTGTCCGCATCATTAATGAACCCTCCAGGGGGATTGGCAATAAATCATTGCATGATCTCATGGCCCGCGCCCGTTCCACGAACCAGTCTTTATGGCAGGTTTTAAAAAATGTGGATCAGATTGATCTTTATAAACCGGCAGAGAATAGTGTCAAGGATTTTGTAGCCATGATCAATGAGCTTAAGAATGACCTGAAGAATAACGAAAAGCTCATCAATGTTACCAAAAAGCTGCTGGAAAAATCAGGCTATATGAAGTCACTGGTAGAGGAAAACTCTCCCAAGTCAATGACGCGTCGCGAAAATATTTTAGAACTTGAAAACGCGATATCCTATTTCGAAAAAAATAACAACAACGCTTCACTAAGCTCTTTTTTACAGGAAATTAGCCTTATTACCGATACCGACAAATACGATGAGGAGAAACCTGCCGTTACCATGATGACCGTTCATGCAGCTAAGGGGCTGGAATTCCCGGCTGTTTTTGTTGTGGGGCTCGAAGAAGAATTATTCCCGGTGGGCAGTCGAAATAATGAAGAAGTCAATATTGAAGAAGAACGGAGACTCTTTTATGTGGCTATTACACGAGCACAGGAAGTGCTCTTTTTTAGTCACTGCCGCAGTCGTTATAAATACGGTGAAGAACAACGAAAAAGACGTTCCCGTTTCTTAGACGAAGTAAGTTCAGATGTTGTTCGTACGGAAACCGGATCCTCCATAAAACAAGATAAGGATCGATTCTCTGAAAAAAATAGTTCTTCGTCTCAAAACGGAGATACTCGGATTGAATACGACTGGAAAAAGCCACTTTATAAAAAGAAAAATCGGTCTTCTAATAATACTCAGGTATATTATGACAATCCCGATGAAGATCCATTTCAGGTAGGAGCAAAAGTGGAACATAATATTTTTGGTCAGGGTAAAATTATAAGCAGAAGTGGTGAAGGTGAAAAAACGAAAGTGGTTATCTACTTTAAAGAACGGCAACAGCGTAAAACATTAATGCTTCGCGTAGCAAAACTCAGGGTTATTGGTTAG
- a CDS encoding valine--tRNA ligase: protein MKKTTASKDIPKHFDPGSIEDKWYSFWEDNGFFHSEPDDRESYTVVIPPPNVTGVLHMGHMLNNTIQDVLVRRARMQGKNACWVPGTDHASIATEAKVVQKLRKEGITKADLTRNEFLEHAWEWTEEHGGIILQQLRKLGASCDWERTRFTLEDELYEAVVDCFIKLYERGYIYRGKRMINWDPEAQTALSDEEVIHREEKSKLYHVRYKINNSDQWVTIATTRPETILADSAVCVHPEDERYQDLIGKTAIIPIVEREVPVIADEYVDMEYGTGCLKITPAHDENDYEIGQKHDLEIIDILNPDGTLNEAAENYIGEDRFDARELIIKDLEELDQLVEIEELENKIGYSERTDAIIEPRLSLQWFCQMDKLAKPAHENVMNDNIQFHPAKFKNSYNHWMENIRDWCISRQLWWGQRIPAWYFGDGKDDYVVAKTEDEALEKARKKSGNADLSTDDVRQDEDVLDTWFSSWLWPITVFDPEFIRTGEANEELEYYYPTQDLVTAPEIMFFWVARMIMSGYEFKDEKPFSNVYYTGIVRDSQRRKMSKSLGNSPDPLKLMEQYGTDGVRVGMLFSSPAGNDLLFEEQLCEQGRNFANKIWNAFRFLSMNRTEDTELAIELKIDEDNLVDRWMLSRLHETIDAINKDMESFRINEALHKIYSLIWDDFCDWYIELIKADEPGASIPEDRLSRGFNIFEQLMKLLHPFMPFITEEIWQLTRNRDTDEAIIVASWPKFDEKAVSKDDRTLFESIQKMISAIRNIRAEFKLSPNDEIDLLIKAKDDNTAKAISKNEWIFRKLQSIDTFKVEADLDKPETSASAVIEGTELFVPLEGLIDLDKERERIQKEIDRLEGFLKSIEGKLKNDGFVNNAPAEVVQRERDKKEDTETDLEKLREILSELDS, encoded by the coding sequence TTGAAAAAAACAACTGCTTCAAAGGATATTCCCAAGCATTTTGATCCCGGCAGCATCGAAGACAAATGGTACAGCTTTTGGGAGGATAACGGATTTTTCCATTCCGAACCCGACGACCGTGAATCCTATACGGTGGTCATTCCTCCTCCAAACGTTACGGGCGTGCTGCATATGGGACACATGCTCAACAATACTATACAGGATGTGCTGGTCCGCCGCGCCCGCATGCAGGGCAAGAACGCCTGCTGGGTACCAGGCACCGATCATGCCTCCATTGCAACGGAAGCCAAAGTCGTTCAGAAACTCCGTAAAGAAGGTATTACCAAGGCCGATCTCACCCGTAATGAATTCTTAGAACATGCCTGGGAGTGGACGGAAGAACACGGGGGAATTATCCTGCAACAGCTCCGAAAATTGGGCGCTTCCTGCGACTGGGAGCGTACGCGATTTACGCTCGAGGATGAACTATATGAAGCCGTTGTGGATTGCTTTATCAAACTCTATGAGCGGGGCTATATTTACCGTGGGAAGCGCATGATCAACTGGGATCCCGAAGCACAAACCGCGCTCTCTGACGAAGAAGTCATCCACCGGGAGGAAAAATCAAAACTGTATCACGTCCGTTATAAGATTAATAACAGCGATCAGTGGGTAACTATTGCCACTACACGTCCCGAAACCATTTTGGCAGATTCCGCTGTCTGTGTTCATCCGGAAGACGAACGCTATCAGGATCTGATCGGTAAAACGGCCATTATTCCAATCGTGGAACGTGAAGTCCCGGTTATTGCCGATGAGTATGTAGATATGGAATATGGGACAGGTTGTCTGAAGATCACCCCGGCCCACGACGAAAATGACTATGAAATTGGTCAGAAGCACGATCTGGAAATTATCGATATACTCAATCCCGATGGGACCCTGAATGAAGCAGCCGAAAACTATATTGGAGAAGACCGCTTTGATGCCCGTGAACTGATCATCAAAGACCTTGAAGAACTTGATCAGCTTGTTGAGATCGAGGAGCTGGAAAACAAAATCGGATACTCCGAGCGTACCGACGCTATTATCGAACCGCGCCTATCGCTGCAGTGGTTCTGCCAGATGGATAAACTAGCCAAGCCGGCCCATGAAAATGTAATGAACGATAATATTCAGTTTCATCCGGCGAAGTTCAAAAACTCCTACAACCACTGGATGGAAAACATCCGCGATTGGTGCATTTCGCGTCAGCTTTGGTGGGGACAGCGTATTCCTGCTTGGTATTTCGGAGACGGCAAGGATGATTACGTTGTAGCTAAAACCGAAGATGAAGCCCTTGAAAAAGCACGTAAAAAGTCAGGGAATGCTGATCTTTCAACTGATGATGTCCGTCAGGATGAAGATGTGCTTGATACCTGGTTTTCTTCATGGCTATGGCCAATTACCGTTTTTGACCCTGAGTTTATCCGTACGGGCGAAGCTAATGAAGAGCTGGAATACTATTATCCTACACAGGATTTGGTTACCGCTCCGGAAATCATGTTTTTCTGGGTTGCACGGATGATTATGTCTGGATATGAGTTTAAAGACGAAAAGCCGTTCAGCAATGTTTATTATACAGGCATCGTCCGCGATAGCCAACGGCGTAAAATGTCGAAGTCGCTAGGGAACTCCCCCGATCCGCTTAAGCTCATGGAACAATACGGTACGGATGGCGTGCGCGTGGGGATGCTATTCTCCTCTCCTGCCGGAAATGATTTGCTGTTCGAAGAGCAGCTTTGCGAGCAAGGACGAAATTTTGCCAACAAAATTTGGAATGCCTTCCGATTCCTGTCGATGAATCGGACGGAAGATACCGAACTGGCTATCGAACTTAAGATTGATGAAGACAATCTTGTCGACCGCTGGATGCTTTCTCGTCTGCACGAAACGATCGATGCTATCAATAAGGATATGGAATCCTTTCGGATCAATGAGGCACTACACAAAATTTACTCGTTGATATGGGATGATTTCTGTGACTGGTATATTGAACTTATCAAAGCCGATGAGCCGGGCGCCAGCATTCCAGAAGATCGCCTTTCACGTGGATTCAATATCTTTGAACAGCTGATGAAACTCTTGCATCCGTTTATGCCGTTTATCACAGAAGAAATTTGGCAGCTTACCCGCAACCGTGATACGGATGAAGCGATAATCGTAGCTTCCTGGCCGAAATTTGATGAAAAGGCTGTCTCGAAGGACGATAGAACCCTTTTTGAATCCATTCAAAAGATGATCTCTGCCATCCGTAATATTCGTGCGGAATTTAAGCTAAGTCCCAATGATGAGATTGATCTGCTTATCAAGGCCAAGGATGATAACACCGCCAAAGCTATCAGTAAAAACGAGTGGATTTTCCGCAAGCTTCAGTCCATTGATACGTTTAAAGTAGAAGCGGATCTGGACAAGCCCGAAACATCGGCCTCTGCGGTTATTGAAGGCACTGAATTGTTTGTCCCGCTGGAGGGACTCATCGATCTGGATAAGGAACGCGAGCGTATCCAAAAAGAAATTGACCGTCTGGAAGGTTTTCTGAAATCTATCGAGGGCAAGTTGAAAAACGATGGATTCGTAAATAATGCACCAGCGGAGGTTGTCCAGCGTGAACGCGATAAGAAAGAAGACACTGAAACAGACCTGGAGAAACTACGCGAAATTTTAAGCGAATTGGATTCGTAA